The Thalassotalea psychrophila genome window below encodes:
- the lolB gene encoding lipoprotein insertase outer membrane protein LolB, whose translation MLKHSKNSPIALMNALIFILVTTLTACSTTKVATDQQLFQNKNQRANQLSELTDWTIKGKIAFIEGDSKQSANLYWHQTKNSTNLKLTTFLGVNVLSLNSTGDVHTLKANGKTYQDDNLEDLLNQVSGIRLPVNALVYWIKGLKAQNEDQITYSETTNLPETLNAWVNNTYWQLHYKKYNLVNNLRLANQLTIKHQHLTIKMAIHTWELN comes from the coding sequence ATGTTAAAACACAGCAAAAATAGCCCTATTGCTTTGATGAATGCTTTAATTTTTATCTTAGTCACTACGTTAACAGCTTGTAGCACAACAAAAGTTGCAACAGATCAACAATTGTTTCAAAACAAAAACCAACGCGCCAATCAGTTAAGTGAACTTACTGATTGGACAATAAAAGGGAAAATAGCTTTTATTGAAGGTGATAGTAAGCAAAGTGCAAATTTGTATTGGCATCAAACTAAAAATTCTACTAATTTAAAACTCACCACTTTTTTAGGGGTAAATGTTTTATCACTCAATTCAACTGGCGATGTTCATACTTTAAAAGCCAATGGAAAAACCTACCAAGATGATAATTTGGAAGATTTATTGAACCAGGTTTCAGGTATTCGCTTACCTGTTAATGCATTGGTTTATTGGATAAAAGGTTTAAAAGCACAAAACGAAGATCAAATAACTTACTCCGAAACAACAAATTTACCGGAAACCTTAAATGCTTGGGTAAATAATACTTATTGGCAGTTACACTATAAAAAATACAATTTAGTTAATAACTTACGTTTGGCAAATCAATTAACGATTAAGCATCAGCACTTAACCATAAAAATGGCCATCCATACTTGGGAACTTAATTAG
- the ispE gene encoding 4-(cytidine 5'-diphospho)-2-C-methyl-D-erythritol kinase, which yields MNNSFQRFSSVAKINRFLHITGQRSNGYHELQTIFQFLDFGDALEFKVNSSGEINLLTPIEGVSNNSNLIVKAAKLLQIKANCSLGVEIKLEKQLPMGGGLGGGSSNAATTLLALNKIWQLNFTTDQLAELGISLGADVPVFVRGYTAFAEGIGEHLTPIDVDTPWFLVTIPNCSISTADIFGAKDLPRNTAKIDINNVDIDRCHNDCEKLVIKRFPEVAKLMSWLLEYAPSRLTGTGACIFSSFIDKKSAVLVQSKLPNGVRSFVAKGLNHSPILAELKL from the coding sequence GTGAACAATTCTTTTCAACGTTTTTCTTCAGTTGCTAAAATCAATCGATTTTTACATATCACCGGGCAACGCAGTAATGGCTATCACGAACTGCAAACCATTTTTCAATTTCTTGATTTTGGTGACGCCCTTGAATTTAAAGTTAACAGCAGTGGCGAAATAAATTTATTAACTCCTATTGAGGGAGTAAGTAACAACAGTAATTTGATTGTTAAAGCGGCTAAACTTTTACAAATAAAAGCAAACTGTTCATTAGGCGTTGAAATTAAACTTGAAAAACAATTACCTATGGGCGGTGGCTTAGGTGGTGGCTCGTCAAACGCAGCAACTACTTTGCTTGCTTTGAATAAAATTTGGCAACTTAATTTTACAACAGATCAACTTGCTGAGCTGGGAATAAGCTTAGGTGCCGATGTACCAGTATTTGTTCGAGGCTACACCGCTTTTGCCGAAGGTATAGGTGAACACCTTACTCCTATAGACGTTGATACACCTTGGTTTTTAGTAACAATCCCTAATTGTTCAATATCGACAGCTGATATATTTGGCGCAAAAGATTTACCCAGAAATACTGCAAAAATAGACATTAATAATGTTGATATTGATAGATGCCATAATGATTGTGAAAAGTTAGTTATAAAACGCTTCCCGGAGGTTGCCAAATTGATGTCTTGGTTGTTAGAATACGCGCCATCAAGATTAACTGGCACCGGTGCCTGTATTTTTTCATCGTTTATTGATAAAAAATCAGCCGTCCTAGTTCAGTCTAAGCTGCCAAATGGTGTAAGATCATTTGTAGCAAAAGGTTTAAACCATTCGCCTATTTTAGCTGAGCTAAAATTATAA
- a CDS encoding ribose-phosphate pyrophosphokinase codes for MPDMKIFAGNATPELAKKIADRLYITLGDAKVGSFSDGEISVEITENVRGADVFIIQSTCAPTNNNLMELIVMVDALRRASAGRITAVIPYFGYARQDRRVRSARVPITAKVVADFLSSVGVDRVLTVDLHAEQIQGFFDVPVDNVFGTPILLEDMLEKKLENPVVVSPDIGGVVRARAVAKLLDDTDLAIIDKRRPKANVSQVMHIIGDVDGRDCIIVDDMIDTGGTLCKAAAALKDHGARRVFAYATHPVLSGGAVENIKNSMIDEMIVTDSIPLTPEMKALPNVRQLSLSGMLSEAIRRVSNEESISAMFEA; via the coding sequence GTGCCTGACATGAAAATTTTTGCGGGTAACGCCACCCCTGAACTGGCTAAGAAAATTGCAGACCGTCTTTATATTACTTTAGGTGATGCAAAAGTAGGCAGTTTTAGTGATGGTGAAATCAGCGTTGAAATTACTGAAAACGTTCGTGGTGCGGATGTTTTTATTATCCAATCTACTTGTGCCCCAACTAATAATAACCTTATGGAACTTATTGTAATGGTTGACGCTTTACGTCGTGCTTCGGCCGGTCGTATTACTGCTGTTATTCCATACTTTGGTTATGCTCGCCAAGACCGTCGTGTACGAAGTGCGCGTGTGCCAATTACAGCTAAAGTTGTTGCTGATTTCTTATCAAGTGTTGGTGTAGACCGTGTCCTTACTGTTGATTTACACGCCGAGCAAATTCAAGGTTTCTTCGACGTACCAGTAGACAACGTATTTGGTACGCCAATCCTACTTGAAGATATGCTAGAGAAAAAACTGGAAAACCCGGTTGTAGTATCTCCTGATATTGGTGGTGTTGTACGTGCTCGCGCAGTAGCTAAACTATTAGACGATACTGACTTAGCTATCATTGATAAACGTCGTCCTAAAGCTAACGTTTCACAAGTAATGCATATTATTGGCGATGTTGATGGCCGTGACTGTATTATTGTTGACGACATGATTGATACTGGTGGCACGTTATGTAAAGCAGCAGCAGCTCTTAAAGACCATGGTGCACGTCGTGTATTTGCTTACGCAACTCACCCGGTACTATCTGGCGGCGCAGTTGAAAACATTAAAAACTCTATGATTGATGAAATGATCGTTACCGATTCAATTCCATTAACTCCAGAGATGAAAGCATTACCAAATGTTCGTCAATTAAGCTTATCAGGTATGCTATCTGAAGCCATTCGTCGCGTAAGCAACGAAGAGTCTATTTCGGCAATGTTTGAAGCATAA
- a CDS encoding 50S ribosomal protein L25/general stress protein Ctc, whose product MDLYTLDAEVRTDLGKGASRRLRHANLVPAIVYGTGQEPVSITLAHNKLWRAQQEEGFYSHILTLNIGKKKVKVVIKDMQRHPYKEQVMHLDFLRVDAKTELHTSVPIHFINEEEVTKAGNIVVHNLNEIEVACLPKNLPEFIEVDVANLEVGHPLHLSDIALPKGVTSVELSKGEDHDSAVVSASVPKAAKSSDDEEEAAEGDAEVATEE is encoded by the coding sequence ATGGATTTATATACATTAGATGCTGAAGTTCGCACAGATTTGGGGAAAGGTGCGAGCCGCCGCCTACGTCACGCGAACCTAGTTCCAGCAATCGTTTATGGTACAGGTCAAGAACCAGTATCTATTACTTTAGCTCACAATAAACTTTGGCGTGCACAACAAGAAGAAGGGTTTTACTCTCACATTCTTACGTTAAACATCGGCAAAAAGAAAGTTAAAGTTGTAATCAAAGATATGCAACGTCACCCGTACAAAGAACAAGTAATGCACTTAGACTTTTTACGTGTTGATGCTAAAACTGAGTTACACACTTCAGTTCCAATTCACTTCATTAATGAAGAAGAAGTAACTAAAGCTGGTAACATTGTTGTTCACAACTTGAATGAAATCGAAGTTGCATGTTTACCGAAGAACTTACCTGAGTTCATCGAAGTAGATGTTGCAAACTTAGAAGTTGGTCACCCATTACACTTATCTGATATCGCTCTTCCAAAAGGCGTAACATCAGTTGAGTTATCTAAAGGTGAAGACCACGATTCAGCTGTTGTTTCAGCTAGCGTTCCTAAAGCTGCTAAATCTTCAGATGATGAAGAAGAAGCTGCTGAAGGTGATGCAGAAGTAGCAACTGAAGAATAA
- the pth gene encoding aminoacyl-tRNA hydrolase: protein MTTNIQLVVGLGNPGPEYTKTRHNAGVWFVEELARQYNISLSPDKKYSGLYGKGLIGSEIVHLLIPTTFMNRSGKAVAPLANFFRIPVENILVAHDELDLDPGVCKIKKGGGHGGHNGLRDIISCMANNKDFYRLRIGIGHPGHRDRVTGYVLGKAPANEQTLLEQSIDEGARCFEIWEKDGLKKAQNRLHTFKAS, encoded by the coding sequence TTGACGACTAATATTCAGTTGGTTGTGGGCCTGGGTAATCCAGGCCCCGAATATACCAAAACCCGCCATAATGCAGGTGTCTGGTTCGTAGAAGAACTGGCAAGACAGTACAATATTTCCCTATCGCCCGATAAAAAATACAGCGGCTTATATGGCAAAGGCCTTATTGGCTCTGAAATTGTCCACTTACTTATCCCTACTACCTTTATGAATCGCAGTGGCAAAGCAGTTGCTCCTTTAGCGAACTTTTTCCGTATCCCGGTAGAAAACATCTTAGTTGCTCACGACGAGCTAGACCTAGATCCAGGCGTTTGTAAAATAAAGAAAGGCGGTGGCCACGGCGGTCATAATGGCTTAAGAGATATCATCTCTTGCATGGCCAACAACAAAGATTTTTATAGGCTTAGGATCGGCATTGGCCATCCTGGGCATAGAGACCGGGTAACCGGCTATGTGTTGGGCAAAGCCCCAGCAAATGAACAAACATTATTAGAGCAAAGCATCGATGAAGGTGCTCGTTGTTTTGAGATCTGGGAAAAAGATGGTCTCAAAAAAGCTCAAAATAGACTTCATACTTTTAAAGCAAGCTAA
- the ychF gene encoding redox-regulated ATPase YchF, whose protein sequence is MGFKCGIVGLPNVGKSTLFNALTKAGIEAANFPFCTIEPNTGVVPVPDPRLDKLADIVKPERVLPTTMEFVDIAGLVAGASKGEGLGNKFLANIRETDAIGHVVRCFDNENIVHVAGDVNPQDDIDVINTELALADMDTAERAIFRQAKRAKGGDKDAKFEVSVLEKILKHVEDGEMIRSLDLTKEETAAVAYFNFLTLKPTMYIANVNDDGFEDNPYLDQVRAIAEKEGAVVVAVCAEIESELSEMDEDDRVEFMEDLGITEPGLNRVIYSGYSLLHLQTYFTAGVKEVRAWTVKVNATAPQAAGVIHTDFEKGFIRAEVIAYDDFVTNNGESGAKEAGKWRLEGKEYRVKDGDVVHFRFNV, encoded by the coding sequence ATGGGATTTAAATGTGGCATTGTCGGTTTACCAAACGTTGGTAAATCAACACTATTTAACGCATTAACGAAAGCCGGTATCGAAGCCGCTAACTTTCCGTTTTGTACAATTGAGCCAAACACCGGTGTAGTACCAGTGCCAGATCCTCGTTTAGACAAATTAGCTGACATAGTTAAACCTGAGCGTGTATTACCAACAACTATGGAGTTTGTTGATATAGCAGGTCTTGTTGCTGGTGCATCTAAAGGTGAAGGCTTAGGAAACAAATTCTTAGCAAACATCCGCGAAACTGACGCTATTGGGCATGTTGTTCGTTGTTTTGACAATGAGAACATTGTTCATGTTGCTGGTGATGTAAACCCACAAGACGATATTGATGTTATTAACACTGAATTAGCCCTTGCTGACATGGATACCGCTGAACGCGCTATTTTCCGTCAAGCAAAACGCGCTAAAGGCGGTGACAAAGACGCTAAGTTTGAAGTATCGGTATTAGAAAAAATACTTAAACACGTTGAAGACGGTGAAATGATCCGCTCTTTAGACTTAACTAAAGAAGAAACAGCCGCGGTTGCTTATTTTAACTTCTTAACGTTAAAACCAACCATGTATATTGCTAACGTGAATGATGATGGTTTTGAAGATAATCCATACTTAGACCAAGTGCGCGCCATTGCCGAAAAAGAAGGTGCAGTTGTTGTTGCAGTTTGTGCTGAAATTGAAAGTGAATTATCAGAAATGGATGAAGACGACCGTGTTGAGTTTATGGAAGATTTAGGCATAACTGAACCTGGGCTAAACCGCGTAATTTATTCTGGATACAGCTTATTGCATCTACAAACTTACTTTACTGCAGGTGTAAAAGAAGTTCGCGCTTGGACGGTTAAAGTAAATGCCACCGCACCACAGGCCGCTGGTGTGATTCATACCGATTTCGAAAAAGGATTTATCCGCGCTGAAGTAATTGCTTATGACGACTTCGTTACCAATAACGGTGAGTCTGGCGCTAAAGAAGCTGGTAAATGGCGTTTAGAAGGTAAAGAGTACAGAGTTAAAGATGGTGACGTTGTTCACTTCAGATTTAACGTATAG
- a CDS encoding AMP-binding protein: MTYQTALHNFLDNSKKYQDEAFLHQPIEGVWHTFSFNDVEQQARTIAAGLQSQGFEQGDRIGIFSKNCAEWFIVDLAIMMAGMISVPIYSTAGSKTIRYVIEHSAMKAMFIGKLDSYDAIEESLSDKFLTISFPYPTTSCKGSWQNWLTTYKPLDEIHSPSPDDCMSIVYTSGTTGNPKGVVISYLNISSAANSTCKLVNASRQDRFMSYLPLAHITERSIVECAAYESAIQVYFVESLDSFIDDLQHASPTFFLSVPRLWAKFQAQIFIKMPAKKLKLLLSLPIIGKLVAKKIRLKLGLSATRVFASGSAPIAKSLLVWYQKIGVNISEGWGMTETSGLSCGNFPFTSSRLGTIGVPVDCVKMKLSEQQEILISGDAVFKQYYLNPEATEKEFTDNWFHTGDKGEITNDGAYKIVGRIKEQFKTSKGKYVVPVPIEGMLCRNSVIEQVCVMGLGLKQPIALVVLGEGIDRHDSNIQQELLITLNEVNSELESHQRLDFIYVCSDAWDIENELLTPTLKLKRDSIEQFYSDKLPKVIKNKIVVEP; the protein is encoded by the coding sequence ATGACCTACCAAACGGCTCTACATAACTTTTTAGATAATAGTAAGAAATATCAAGACGAAGCCTTTTTGCACCAACCAATTGAAGGTGTTTGGCATACCTTTTCTTTTAATGATGTTGAACAGCAAGCAAGAACTATTGCGGCGGGGTTACAAAGCCAAGGTTTTGAACAGGGTGATCGCATCGGCATATTTTCAAAAAATTGCGCCGAGTGGTTTATTGTTGATTTAGCCATAATGATGGCGGGCATGATTAGTGTGCCAATTTACTCAACAGCGGGTAGTAAAACTATTCGTTATGTTATTGAACATAGTGCTATGAAAGCGATGTTTATTGGCAAACTTGACTCTTATGATGCAATTGAAGAAAGCTTGAGCGATAAATTTCTTACCATATCTTTTCCTTACCCGACGACTTCTTGCAAAGGTAGTTGGCAAAACTGGTTAACAACGTATAAACCGTTGGATGAAATACATTCACCTTCGCCTGATGATTGTATGTCAATAGTATATACCTCTGGCACAACAGGTAATCCTAAAGGTGTCGTTATCAGTTACTTAAACATTTCGTCAGCGGCTAATAGTACCTGTAAACTTGTTAATGCCTCTCGTCAAGATAGATTCATGTCTTATTTACCGCTTGCCCATATTACTGAGCGCAGTATTGTTGAATGCGCAGCTTATGAATCTGCCATTCAAGTATATTTTGTTGAGTCTTTAGACTCTTTTATTGATGATTTACAACATGCTTCACCAACATTTTTCTTATCAGTGCCTAGGCTGTGGGCAAAATTTCAAGCGCAAATTTTTATTAAAATGCCGGCCAAGAAACTCAAATTACTACTTAGTTTACCTATTATTGGTAAGCTTGTTGCGAAAAAAATTCGATTGAAATTGGGCCTGTCAGCTACTCGTGTGTTTGCCAGCGGCTCCGCACCTATTGCCAAGTCATTATTGGTTTGGTATCAAAAAATAGGGGTTAATATCAGCGAAGGTTGGGGGATGACCGAAACTTCTGGTTTATCATGTGGTAATTTTCCATTTACTTCCAGCCGACTTGGCACAATAGGTGTCCCTGTTGATTGCGTAAAAATGAAATTGTCAGAGCAACAAGAGATTTTGATCAGCGGGGATGCGGTATTTAAACAATATTATCTAAACCCTGAAGCGACTGAAAAAGAATTTACTGATAATTGGTTTCACACGGGGGATAAAGGTGAAATCACTAATGATGGTGCTTATAAAATAGTTGGTCGTATTAAAGAGCAGTTTAAAACGTCAAAAGGCAAATATGTCGTACCGGTACCAATAGAAGGGATGTTGTGTCGTAATAGCGTTATTGAGCAAGTGTGCGTTATGGGACTTGGGCTTAAACAACCTATTGCGCTAGTGGTACTTGGCGAAGGAATAGATAGGCATGACAGTAATATACAACAAGAGTTATTAATAACCTTAAATGAAGTAAATAGTGAGTTAGAAAGCCATCAACGATTAGACTTTATCTATGTTTGTAGTGATGCCTGGGATATAGAAAATGAACTATTAACACCAACATTGAAATTAAAACGCGACAGTATTGAGCAGTTTTACTCGGATAAACTACCGAAAGTAATTAAAAATAAGATTGTTGTAGAGCCTTAA